CAAATCAATTAGCACAGAAATATCGCATCCTGTACGTAACTGGCGAAGAATCGGGACAGCAGGTAAAATTACGAGCTTCTCGTCTGGGAGTATCAAAACCCCTAAGTGTAGTGAATGAAGAGGAGGTAAAAGTAGTAATAGATCCTACACTACCCATAGACCCTGACAGTATCGGTGCAGATTTATATGTACTGCCAGAAACAGATTTAGAAGAAATTTTACGAGAAATAGATTCTCTAAAACCAAACGTGGCGGTGATTGATAGTATCCAAACGGTATTTTTTCCGGCGCTGACTTCTGCACCAGGTTCGGTGGCTCAGGTGCGGGAATGTACAGCAGCATTAATGAAGGTGGCGAAACATGAAGATGTCACTATGCTGATTGTAGGACACGTCACCAAAGAAGGGGCGATCGCAGGGCCAAAAGTTTTAGAACATTTAGTAGATACAGTATTGTATTTTGAAGGCGATCGCTTTGCCTCCCATCGGTTATTACGGACAGTGAAAAACCGCTTCGGCGCAACTCACGAAATCGGCATCTTTGAAATGGTGGCTGAGGGACTGCGAGAAGTTTCCAATCCCTCAGAGCTATTTTTAGGCAACCGTGACGATCCCGCTCCCGGTACAGCAATTGTCGTTGCTTGCGAAGGAACTCGCCCCATAGTTGTGGAATTGCAAGCTTTGGTAAGTCCCACCAGCTACCCGTCACCCCGTCGGGCTGGGACTGGCGTAGATTATAACCGCTTAGTGCAAATTCTTGCCGTCTTAGAAAAACGGGTGGGAATTCCCATGTCAAAGTTAGATTCTTACGTTGCATCTGCGGGTGGGTTGAATGTGGAAGAACCAGCAGTAGATTTGGGAATAGCGATCGCAATTGTAGCCAGTTTCCGCGATCGCATCGTCGATCCCGGTACAGTACTAATCGGTGAAGTTGGATTAGGTGGACAAGTGCGATCGGTTTCCCAAATGGAACTGCGGTTAAAAGAAGCTGCTAAATTGGGATTTAAAAGAGCGATCGTGCCAAAAGGGACAAAATTCCCCGACTTGAATATTGAGATATTACCAGTATCTAAAGTAATAGATGCCATTATCGCCGCCATCCCCCATCAAGAATTAACAGCCGACGATTTAGAACCCGACGAAGATGAATAACTACATAGCCTCCTTTTTAAACAGGGTTGAGAGGATCTAAAACTCCATTTCTCCTCTCTCTGTGTTGCGCCAGGTGCTACAACGGGGGGAACCCCCGCAACGCACTGGCTTCTCCGCGTCTCTGTGGTTCGTAATTTATTTCTTGTAATATTTACCACCCCAAAGGACAACCCACAATGACAGCTCTCACCCAAGACTACCAAATCACTTGGGAAAAACTACCCGATGATTACAAACTCCCAGACGATCCAGTAGACAACATCAACCAACCAGCCTTAGCTGCTGCACTCACAGAAAGCCTACAATTAGCCGGAAAAATTTCAGCTAACGCCCTAACAACCACTAATTACGGCATCTGTGCTACTCTGAACAACAAAATGGTCATTAAAGCGCCTGATTGGGCTTTCATTGCCAAAATTAATGTTAGTAGAGAAGAAGTAACACGCAGTTACACACCTCAATTAC
This genomic interval from Nostoc sp. KVJ3 contains the following:
- the radA gene encoding DNA repair protein RadA; its protein translation is MAKPKTFFTCNECGAESPQWFGKCPACGTYNSLEEQISIQSSVDVPSRGGVSSWQSAQNNGKSHSKPAKARASLTFDQITDRQIARWESGYGELDRVLGGGVVPGSMVLIGGDPGIGKSTLLLQVSNQLAQKYRILYVTGEESGQQVKLRASRLGVSKPLSVVNEEEVKVVIDPTLPIDPDSIGADLYVLPETDLEEILREIDSLKPNVAVIDSIQTVFFPALTSAPGSVAQVRECTAALMKVAKHEDVTMLIVGHVTKEGAIAGPKVLEHLVDTVLYFEGDRFASHRLLRTVKNRFGATHEIGIFEMVAEGLREVSNPSELFLGNRDDPAPGTAIVVACEGTRPIVVELQALVSPTSYPSPRRAGTGVDYNRLVQILAVLEKRVGIPMSKLDSYVASAGGLNVEEPAVDLGIAIAIVASFRDRIVDPGTVLIGEVGLGGQVRSVSQMELRLKEAAKLGFKRAIVPKGTKFPDLNIEILPVSKVIDAIIAAIPHQELTADDLEPDEDE